In Amaranthus tricolor cultivar Red isolate AtriRed21 chromosome 5, ASM2621246v1, whole genome shotgun sequence, a genomic segment contains:
- the LOC130813629 gene encoding uncharacterized protein LOC130813629, translating into MSSSSGCSRAIGNSQHCRCYCGLRIAIMRSWTPKNPGRRFMACKLYDIESGRRGCSFFRWIDADQVKWQRVTINELVEVKKELMNELIVLRSRLSRSVYDKSDGTVFKMMD; encoded by the exons ATGTCTTCTTCTAGTGGTTGTTCTCGTGCCATTGGAAACTCACAACATTGTAGATGCTACTGTGGGTTGCGAATTGCGATAATGAGGTCCTGGACCCCCAAAAATCCTGGGCGTAGGTTCATGGCTTGTAAATTATATGACATTGAAAGTGGAAGAAGGGGTTGCTCGTTCTTCAGGTGGATTGATGCGGATCAAGTAAAGTGGCAAAGGGTAACTATTAATGAGTTGGTGGAGGTGAAGAAGGAATTGATGAATGAATTGATTGTGCTGAGGAGTCGGTTGAGTAGGTCGGTGTATGACAAATCAGACG gaaCTGTATTTAAGATGATGGACTAG